A part of Fundulus heteroclitus isolate FHET01 chromosome 23, MU-UCD_Fhet_4.1, whole genome shotgun sequence genomic DNA contains:
- the slc49a3 gene encoding solute carrier family 49 member A3, whose translation MDAGGETTTEIRTVYAAVVGKPNPQPTRLLSFKLDKRRWFVLLVLCLLNCSNATIWLTFAPVADQSAQYLKVSLEDINWLSLVFMVVAIPLSFGTTWMLDTLGLRVTLILGSWLNMLGGLLRFLGTLPLAGHQLQFPAAMLGQTLGALAQPLIIFTPTKLAALWFPDHQRATANMIASMSNPLGILLANIISPVVAKTSAQIPNLLLAYAVPACITCFLATVGIRSSKPPTPPSASAESSGSEPFIQGLKLLLRNKPYLILLLCFGSGIAVFTCFSTLLEQILCVKGYANDFAGLCGALFIVFGIVGAGVVGVYVDKTKKFTEVTKIGMAFSALSCVAFSVVGLMPHQKVAVAAVCSLFGFFGFSIYPVAMELSVECSYPVGEATSAGLIFVSGQVQSVVYIVLLQALTKQLTESPLSTCGDAVLSWKVPMMVMAGLSSVFTCCFLIFFHTRYRRLEAEEKAACGTRENNATTTSYQAVET comes from the exons ATGGATGCCGGAGGAGAGACGACCACCGAGATTAGGACGGTTTACGCGGCGGTGGTTGGGAAACCGAACCCACAACCGACGAGGCTGCTGTCTTTTAAACTTGATAAGAGGAGGTGGTTTGTGCTGTTGGTGCTGTGTCTGTTAAACTGCTCCAACGCCACG ATATGGCTGACCTTTGCACCAGTTGCAGACCAGTCGGCCCAGTACCTGAAGGTCTCTCTGGAGGACATCAACTGGTTGTCTCTGGTCTTTATGGTGGTTGCCATCCCGCTCAGTTTTGGGACCACCTGGATGTTGGACACCCTCGGGTTACGCGTCACG CTGATCCTGGGGTCCTGGCTGAACATGCTCGGAGGTCTGCTGCGTTTCCTCGGCACGCTGCCGCTGGCCGGCCACCAGCTCCAGTTTCCAGCGGCGATGCTGGGCCAGACTCTGGGCGCCCTCGCCCAGCCTCTCATCATCTTCACCCCCACCAAGCTGGCTGCTCTGTGGTTCCCCGACCATCAGCGCGCCACAGCCAACATGATCGCCTCCATGT CGAATCCCCTGGGCATCCTGCTGGCCAACATTATTTCTCCTGTGGTCGCTAAAACATCGGCTCAGATCCCAAACCTG CTGCTGGCCTATGCTGTCCCAGCATGCATCACCTGTTTCCTAGCAACAGTGGGAATACGGAGCAGCAAACCCCCAACGCCGCCGTCGGCCAGTGCCGAGAGCTCCGGATCCGAGCCGTTCATACAGGGATTAAAGCTG TTGCTGAGGAACAAACCCTACCTGATCCTCCTGCTGTGCTTCGGCTCTGGCATCGCTGTCTTCACCTGCTTCTCCACGCTGCTGGAGCAGATCCTGTGTGTGAAGGGATACGCCAAC GACTTTGCCGGCCTCTGCGGCGCTCTCTTCATCGTCTTCGGCATCGTCGGTGCCGGCGTCGTCGGCGTCTACGTGGACAAGACCAAGAAGTTCACCGAGGTCACGAAGATCGGCATGGCCTTCTCTGCCCTGTCGTGCGTCGCGTTCTCCGTG gtgGGTCTGATGCCCCATCAGAAGGTTGCGGTCGCAGCCGTCTGCTCCCTCTTCGGCTTTTTCGGCTTCTCCATCTACCCTGTGGCCATGGAGCTGTCGGTGGAGTGTTCGTACCCGGTCGGCGAGGCCACCTCAGCTGGACTCATCTTTGTTTCAGG GCAGGTCCAGTCGGTTGTTTACATCGTCCTGCTGCAGGCTTTGACCAAACAGCTCACCGAATCGCCTCTGTCCACCTGCGGCGACGCAGTCCTGAGCTGGAAAG tACCCATGATGGTGATGGCGGGGCTGTCCAGTgttttcacctgctgcttcctcaTCTTCTTCCACACCCGATACAGACGACTGGAGGCGGAGGAAAAAGCTGCTTGCGGGACCAGAGAAAATAATGCTACGACTACCTCCTACCAAGCTGTCGAGACCTGA
- the LOC105925761 gene encoding nuclear cap-binding protein subunit 1, with amino-acid sequence MSRRRHSDENDGGQAHKRRRTSEPIEIEDRLESLICRVGEKSTSSLESNLEGLAGVLEADLPNYKNKILRILCAVARLLPEKLTVYTTLVGLLNARNYNFGGEFVEAMIRQLKETLKNNLYNEAVYLVRFLSDLVNCHVIAAPSMVVMFENFVSVTQEEDVPQVRSDWFVYVVLSCLPWVGKELYEKKDVEMDRLLSQIEGYLKRRVKTHVPMLQVWTAEKPHPQEEYLDCLWAQIQKLKKDRWQERHILRPYIAFDSVLCEALQHNLPPFTPPGHMPDAQYPIPRVIFRMFDYTDAPEGPVMPGSHSVERFVIEENLHHIIKTHWRERKTCAAQLLSYPGKNKIPLNYHIVEVIFGELFQLPLPPQIDVMYTTLLIELCKLQPGSLPQVLAQATEMLYMRLDTMNTTCIDRFINWFSHHLSNFQFRWSWDDWADCLTLDLDKPKPKFVKEVLEKSMRLSYHQRIVDIVPPTFSALIPADPIFSFKYGDESGSSLPGYPVSVNVSNAIKNRASNEEILTILKEVPNPNQEDDDDEGETFNPLKIDVFLQTLLHLAAKSFSHSFSALGKFHEILKALTESDDGKLHILKVVYEVWRNHPQMIAQLVDKMIRTQIVDCAAVANWLFSQDMAHEFTRLFIWEILHSTIRKMNKHVQKIQKELEEAKDKLEKQQHKRRDSGDDEDMEKNSEEDDEGQLEEQIEKLQEKVESAQSEQKNLFLVIFQRFIMLLTEHLVRCETGSVDVSTPWYKNCIERLQQVFLMHHGTIQQYMGTLENLLFTAELDPHILAVYQQFCALQL; translated from the exons ATGTCCAGGAGGCGACACAGCGATGAGAATGACG GTGGCCAAGCTCACAAGAGGAGGAGAACATCTGAGCCCATCGAGATAGAAGATCGCCTGGAGTCGCTGATATGTCGAGTAGGAGAAAAG AGCACTTCTTCCCTCGAGAGCAACCTGGAGGGCCTCGCAGGTGTCTTGGAGGCAGACCTTCCGAACTACAAGAACAAAATCCTGCGTATTTTATGCGCCGt CGCTCGCCTGCTGCCGGAGAAGCTCACCGTCTACACAACTCTAGTCGGCCTCCTCAACGCCAGGAACTACAACTTTGGGGGCGAGTTTGTAGAGGCGATGATCAGGCAGCTGAAGGAGACATTAAAAAACAACCTCTACAATGAAGCAGTTTACTtg GTGCGCTTTCTGTCCGATTTGGTCAACTGTCATGTCATTGCTGCCCCATCTATGGTGGTAATGTTTGAAAATTTTGTCAGTGTGACTCAGGAGGAAGACGTGCCACAg GTTCGATCGGACTGGTTTGTGTATGTGGTTCTGTCCTGTCTTCCCTGGGTCGGTAAGGAGCTTTATGAGAAGAAGGACGTTGAGATGGACCGGCTCCTCAGTCAGATTGAAGGCTACCTCAA GAGGAGAGTGAAGACTCACGTCCCCATGCTGCAGGTGTGGACAGCAGAGAAGCCCCACCCACAGGAAGAG TACCTGGACTGCCTGTGGGCCCAGATCCAGAAGCTGAAGAAAGACCGCTGGCAGGAGCGCCACATCCTCCGTCCGTACATCGCCTTCGACAGCGTGCTCTGCGAGGCCCTGCAGCACAACCTGCCCCCCTTCACCCCGCCGGGACACATGCCCGACGCCCAGTACCCCATCCCCCGGGTCATCTTCCGCATGTTTGACTACACCGATGCCCCGGAG GGTCCCGTCATGCCAGGCAGCCACTCTGTGGAGAGGTTTGTGATTGAAGAGAACCTGCACCATATCATCAAAACTCACTGGAGAGAGAGGAAAACATG TGCTGCGCAGTTACTCAGTTACCCCGGGAAAAACAAGATCCCGCTCAACTATCACATCGTGgag GTGATCTTCGGAGAACTTTTCCAGCTGCCGTTGCCGCCCCAGATTGACGTCATGTACACTACGCTTCTCATTGAGCTCTGCAAACTGCAGCCGGGGTCGCTCCCCCAAGTT CTGGCCCAGGCCACAGAGATGCTTTACATGAGACTGGACACCATGAACACCACCTGCATAGACAG ATTCATCAATTGGTTTTCCCACCATCTGAGCAACTTCCAGTTCCGATGGAGCTGGGATGACTG GGCAGACTGCTTGACTCTGGATCTAGACAAGCCAAAGCCCAAGTTTGTCAAAGAGGTCCTTGAGAAGTCGATGAG ACTTTCGTACCATCAGAGGATTGTGGACATCGTCCCTCCAACGTTCTCGGCCCTCATCCCAGCTGATCCCATCTTTTCTTTCAAATACGGGGATGAGAGTGGCT CCTCGTTACCAGGTTACCCGGTTTCCGTTAACGTTTCCAACGCGATAAAGAACCGAGCCTCCAACGAGGAAATCCTCACCATCCTCAAAGAAGTCCCCAACCCCAACCAGGAGGATGACGacg atgaGGGCGAAACCTTCAACCCGCTGAAGATCGACGTGTTTCTGCAAACCCTTCTCCATCTGGCAGCTAAATCCTTCAGCCACTCCTTCAGCGCGCTCGGCAA GTTTCATGAGATCCTTAAAGCCCTGACGGAAAGCGACGACGGGAAGCTGCACATCCTTAAAGTGGTGTACGAAGTGTGGAGGAACCATCcgcag atGATCGCTCAGTTGGTGGATAAAATGATCCGGACACAGATCGTGGATTGTGCCGCCGTGGCCAACTGGCTCTTCTCTCAGGACATGGCTCACGAGTTCACCAG ACTTTTCATCTGGGAGATCCTGCACTCAACCATCCGAAAGATGAACAAACACGTGCAGAAGATccagaaggagctggaggaagCTAAAGACAAGCTGGAGAAACAGCAGCACAAGCGG CGGGACAGCGGGGACGACGAGGACATGGAGAAAAACAGCGAGGAGGACGATGAGGGTCAGCTGGAGGAGCAGATCGAGAAGCTGCAGGAGAAGGTGGAGTCGGCTCAGAGCGAGCAGAAGAACCTCTTCCTCGTCATCTTCCAG CGTTTCATCATGCTGCTGACGGAGCACCTCGTCCGCTGTGAGACGGGCAGCGTTGACGTCAGCACGCCCTGGTATAAGAACTGCATCGAGCGGCTCCAGCAGGTCTTCCTCATG CACCATGGAACCATCCAGCAGTATATGGGAACGCTGGAGAACCTGCTGTTCACCGCTGAGCTCGACCCCCACATCCTGGCCGTCTACCAGCAGTTCTGCGCCCTGCAGCTCTGA